From Sporosarcina sp. Te-1, the proteins below share one genomic window:
- the hisS gene encoding histidine--tRNA ligase yields the protein MNFKVPRGTQDILPAQSWKWQRVEAIMHHVCELYRYKEIRTPIFEQTELFLRTVGDTTDIVQKEMYTFTDRGDRSMTLRPEGTAPVVRSYVENKMFGYPDQPVKLYYNGPMFRYERQQAGRYRQFVQFGVEAIGSDDPAIDAEVIALALEVYKRAGLTDLKLVLNSLGDPDSRKSHREALVAHFRPHIGEFCKDCQSRLEKNPLRILDCKVDREHPLMETAPSLPNYLNESSREYFDKVKTFLDDAGIEYEIDPNLVRGLDYYNHTAFEIMSTSKGFGAITTLCGGGRYNGLSEEIGGPSAPGIGFAMSIERLLLALEAEGKSFEDEPSLDVYVVTLGEEAHRKGLQLLQQLRREDVKADMDFMDRKMKAQMKSADRHEAKLVCIIAEDEVAQGVIQLKNMSDGSQEQIAETAIAGKILELLK from the coding sequence ATGAATTTTAAAGTGCCTAGAGGAACACAAGATATTCTCCCAGCACAATCCTGGAAGTGGCAGCGAGTGGAAGCGATCATGCACCATGTTTGCGAATTGTACCGATACAAGGAAATCAGGACGCCGATTTTCGAGCAGACGGAATTGTTTTTGCGGACGGTGGGGGATACTACGGATATTGTGCAAAAGGAGATGTACACATTCACCGATCGCGGGGACCGATCCATGACTCTCCGCCCGGAAGGTACGGCTCCAGTCGTCCGTTCATATGTTGAAAATAAAATGTTCGGCTACCCTGACCAGCCGGTAAAACTTTATTACAATGGGCCGATGTTCCGCTATGAACGTCAGCAGGCGGGTCGCTATCGGCAATTTGTCCAATTCGGTGTCGAGGCAATCGGCAGTGACGATCCGGCGATCGATGCCGAAGTTATCGCACTTGCGCTGGAAGTGTACAAGCGGGCTGGACTGACCGATTTGAAACTCGTTTTAAATTCACTTGGCGATCCAGATTCCAGAAAGTCACACCGTGAAGCGTTGGTCGCGCATTTCAGACCGCATATTGGTGAGTTTTGTAAAGACTGCCAATCGCGGCTTGAAAAAAATCCACTTCGTATTCTGGACTGTAAAGTGGATCGGGAGCATCCGCTGATGGAAACAGCTCCATCCTTGCCGAATTATTTGAATGAATCATCCAGAGAGTACTTTGATAAGGTGAAAACATTCCTGGACGATGCTGGAATTGAGTATGAAATCGATCCGAATCTGGTCCGGGGTCTTGATTACTACAATCACACGGCATTTGAAATCATGAGTACCTCCAAAGGATTCGGCGCTATTACAACTCTCTGCGGAGGCGGCCGCTATAACGGACTCTCCGAGGAGATTGGAGGACCATCTGCGCCGGGCATCGGTTTTGCAATGAGTATTGAACGTCTCCTGCTCGCACTCGAAGCGGAAGGGAAATCATTCGAAGACGAGCCGTCTTTGGATGTATATGTTGTCACCCTTGGGGAGGAAGCGCATCGTAAAGGATTGCAACTTCTTCAGCAATTACGGAGAGAAGATGTGAAAGCCGATATGGACTTCATGGATCGCAAAATGAAAGCACAAATGAAATCAGCGGATCGCCATGAAGCGAAGTTGGTTTGTATTATTGCAGAGGATGAAGTAGCCCAAGGCGTTATCCAATTGAAGAATATGAGCGACGGCTCACAAGAACAGATTGCAGAAACGGCAATTGCAGGGAAGATACTAGAACTGTTGAAATAA
- the aspS gene encoding aspartate--tRNA ligase, translating into MRRTHYCGELNEQAIGQTVTLQGWVQKRRDLGGLIFVDMRDRTGLVQVVFNPDISQEALAIAETIRNEYVVELVGTVVERQENQKNPKLKTGAIEVQAEKVEIINEAKTPPFIIEDETDVNEEVRLKHRYLDLRRPKLANVFKMRSDISKAVRNFLDSEGFIEVETPILTKSTPEGARDYLVPSRVHDGEFYALPQSPQLFKQMLMVSGFDRYFQIARCFRDEDLRADRQPEFTQIDMEMSFMSIDDIIELNERLMKKVMKDVKGIDIETPFKRLPYDEAMARYGSDKPDTRFEMELTDVSEQVKDSSFKVFASAVEGGGQVKLINVKGKADQYSRKDIDALGEFAARYGAKGLAWLKVDAEGLKGPIAKFFEGEAATELVRAASAEDGDLLLFVADKKNVVADALGALRSKLGKELGLIDETKFDFLWVTDWPLFEYDEEEGRYYAAHHPFTMPADVEGLESNPGSVKAQAYDLVLNGYELGGGSLRIYQREVQEKMFKALGFSPEQAREQFGFLMDAFEYGTPPHGGIAFGLDRIVMLLSGSSNLRDTIAFPKTASASCLLTNAPSPVDEAQLVELGIGIRQKENA; encoded by the coding sequence ATGCGACGGACACATTATTGTGGAGAATTGAATGAGCAGGCAATCGGACAAACAGTGACACTGCAAGGGTGGGTGCAAAAGAGACGTGATTTAGGCGGTTTGATCTTTGTAGATATGCGGGATCGGACAGGACTCGTCCAAGTGGTCTTCAATCCTGATATCTCTCAGGAAGCACTTGCTATAGCTGAGACGATCCGTAACGAATACGTAGTCGAACTGGTCGGTACAGTGGTGGAGCGCCAGGAAAACCAAAAAAACCCGAAGCTGAAGACGGGTGCCATTGAAGTACAGGCTGAAAAAGTTGAGATCATCAATGAGGCAAAGACACCGCCGTTCATCATTGAAGACGAGACCGACGTAAACGAAGAGGTCCGTTTAAAACACAGATATTTGGACTTGCGGCGTCCGAAACTTGCCAATGTGTTCAAAATGCGATCTGATATTTCCAAAGCAGTCCGCAACTTTTTGGACAGCGAAGGGTTCATTGAGGTGGAAACTCCGATTTTGACAAAATCGACTCCGGAAGGGGCAAGGGACTATCTCGTGCCGAGCCGGGTTCATGACGGCGAATTCTATGCGTTGCCTCAGTCACCGCAATTGTTCAAGCAGATGCTCATGGTATCTGGATTCGATCGGTACTTTCAAATTGCCCGTTGTTTCCGGGATGAAGACCTTCGTGCAGACCGTCAGCCGGAATTCACACAAATCGATATGGAAATGAGTTTTATGTCCATCGATGACATTATTGAGTTGAATGAACGCTTAATGAAGAAAGTGATGAAGGACGTCAAAGGAATTGACATTGAGACTCCGTTCAAGCGTCTTCCATATGATGAAGCAATGGCCCGTTACGGTTCAGACAAGCCGGATACACGTTTTGAAATGGAATTGACAGATGTATCGGAGCAGGTCAAGGATTCATCCTTTAAAGTATTTGCGTCTGCTGTTGAAGGTGGCGGCCAAGTGAAATTGATCAATGTCAAAGGCAAGGCGGATCAATATTCCCGGAAAGACATCGATGCGCTCGGCGAGTTCGCTGCCCGCTATGGTGCAAAAGGGTTGGCATGGCTGAAGGTGGATGCAGAAGGATTGAAAGGCCCGATTGCCAAATTCTTTGAAGGGGAAGCGGCAACTGAACTAGTTCGGGCGGCGTCCGCAGAAGACGGAGACCTTTTATTGTTCGTAGCGGATAAGAAAAATGTCGTCGCAGATGCTCTAGGTGCCCTACGTTCCAAGTTGGGCAAAGAACTTGGTTTAATTGACGAAACGAAATTTGATTTCCTATGGGTGACGGACTGGCCGCTATTCGAGTACGACGAGGAAGAAGGCCGTTATTATGCAGCCCATCATCCATTCACAATGCCTGCAGATGTGGAAGGTTTGGAATCAAATCCAGGCTCAGTGAAAGCACAAGCGTATGACCTTGTACTAAATGGATATGAGCTTGGTGGTGGATCGCTGCGTATCTATCAGAGGGAAGTACAAGAGAAAATGTTCAAAGCGCTTGGATTCAGTCCGGAACAAGCTAGAGAGCAATTCGGATTCCTGATGGATGCATTCGAATATGGAACACCACCTCATGGCGGCATTGCTTTCGGTCTCGACCGGATTGTCATGTTGTTGTCAGGCTCCTCGAATCTTCGCGATACGATCGCTTTCCCTAAAACAGCGAGTGCAAGCTGCTTGCTGACAAATGCGCCAAGCCCGGTGGATGAAGCCCAGCTGGTCGAATTAGGGATTGGGATCAGACAAAAAGAGAACGCCTAA
- a CDS encoding ThiF family adenylyltransferase: protein MLHQFSRNELAIGKEGLERIKGKTVAILGVGGVGSFAAEACARSGVGRIILIDKDVVDITNVNRQLVATLSTIGRSKVEVMTERIADINKECEVIPLHMFYTEETYEEFFNYEPDYVIDASDTISYKIHLIKECIARGVKIISSMGAANKMDPTRFKIADISKTHTDPIAKVIRLRLRKEGIKKGVPVVFSDESPIVVREDVVDKVGKPDAQIRKAKMPPSSNAFVPSAAGLICASWVINDIIQDIPIERVNS, encoded by the coding sequence TTGTTACACCAATTTTCTAGAAATGAATTGGCCATTGGCAAAGAAGGACTCGAGCGGATCAAAGGAAAAACGGTCGCGATTTTGGGCGTCGGGGGAGTCGGATCCTTTGCTGCAGAAGCCTGTGCTCGCAGCGGTGTTGGCCGTATTATTCTTATTGATAAGGACGTGGTCGATATTACCAACGTCAACCGTCAATTGGTCGCCACACTTTCGACGATCGGCCGTTCTAAGGTGGAAGTCATGACCGAACGAATTGCCGACATTAACAAAGAGTGTGAAGTCATCCCATTGCATATGTTTTATACAGAAGAAACGTATGAAGAATTTTTTAATTATGAGCCCGATTATGTAATTGACGCTTCCGACACGATCAGTTATAAAATTCATCTGATTAAAGAATGTATCGCGCGCGGTGTCAAAATTATCTCCAGCATGGGGGCGGCCAATAAAATGGATCCTACCCGATTTAAAATCGCCGACATTTCGAAAACTCATACGGATCCGATTGCCAAGGTGATCCGCCTCCGTTTGCGGAAAGAAGGGATCAAGAAAGGCGTTCCCGTTGTATTTTCTGATGAAAGTCCGATAGTCGTCCGCGAAGATGTAGTCGACAAAGTCGGGAAGCCGGATGCCCAAATCCGAAAAGCGAAAATGCCCCCAAGCTCCAATGCTTTCGTGCCATCTGCTGCTGGCCTTATTTGTGCAAGCTGGGTTATTAACGATATCATTCAAGACATCCCGATTGAACGGGTAAATAGTTAG
- a CDS encoding chemotaxis protein, which translates to MSQHEGILLESGTNELEIVEFEMGHNRYGINVIKVKEIIMPTPITPIPHAHPAIEGIIQLRGDVLPVINMERVMGLPETIGRNEGKYIVTAFNKQQVVFHVHEVTQIHRVSWNQIEKPADLYSGDAAQVIGVIKRNDDMLLLLDFEKIVLEINPDSGIRVEEVKKLGKRDRSDKRILVAEDSPLLRKLLNDTLTEAGYANIEFFENGRDALAYLESVVATGKNVGDVIQLVITDIEMPQMDGHHFTRRIRENHQLAMLPVIIFSSLITDELKHKGVSVGANDQVSKPEIAELVLKMDQYIL; encoded by the coding sequence ATGAGCCAACATGAAGGAATTCTGCTTGAAAGCGGCACGAATGAGTTGGAAATTGTCGAGTTTGAAATGGGCCATAACCGGTATGGCATCAATGTTATAAAGGTGAAGGAAATCATAATGCCGACGCCGATCACACCAATTCCACACGCCCATCCCGCCATTGAAGGAATCATCCAATTGCGTGGAGATGTGCTGCCGGTCATTAATATGGAACGGGTCATGGGATTGCCGGAGACCATCGGAAGAAATGAAGGGAAATATATTGTCACGGCTTTCAATAAACAACAAGTCGTTTTTCATGTTCATGAAGTTACTCAAATTCACCGAGTATCTTGGAATCAAATCGAAAAGCCCGCGGATCTGTACTCGGGCGATGCAGCTCAAGTCATCGGCGTCATAAAACGGAACGATGATATGCTTTTATTGCTTGATTTCGAAAAGATTGTTTTGGAAATCAATCCTGACAGCGGCATCCGCGTAGAAGAAGTGAAAAAGCTGGGCAAGCGGGACCGTAGCGATAAGCGAATTTTAGTAGCGGAAGACTCACCGTTATTACGCAAATTGTTAAACGATACATTGACGGAAGCGGGCTATGCCAATATCGAATTTTTTGAGAATGGCAGAGATGCCCTAGCTTATTTGGAGAGTGTCGTAGCTACCGGGAAAAACGTAGGTGATGTCATTCAGCTTGTCATAACAGATATTGAAATGCCGCAAATGGACGGGCATCATTTTACACGAAGAATCCGGGAGAACCATCAACTGGCCATGCTGCCAGTCATCATATTCTCTTCCCTGATCACCGATGAATTGAAGCATAAGGGAGTCAGTGTCGGAGCAAACGACCAGGTGAGCAAACCTGAAATTGCGGAACTTGTATTAAAGATGGATCAATATATTTTATGA
- a CDS encoding replication-associated recombination protein A: MHNEPLAYRMRPRTIDEIAGQQHIIGEKTSLYRMVKNGHVPSMLLYGEPGIGKTSLAHAIAGTSQLPFMALNATVSGKKDVEDVVAEARISGKVLLFLDEIHRFNKLQQDTLLPHVENGSIVLIGATTENPFHDVNPAIRSRCGEILQLKRLDTADLEKLLNRALQDEDRGLGKMNIAIEESQVNRIAEGVNGDARKALTVLESVVSASDEEDGQLVIEDWLIDNLIGRIGLVGDKKGSHHYNLLSALQKSVRGSDVNAAVYYLAHLLETGDLVAVSRRLLVMAYEDIGLADPNVGPHVLAATEAAVRLGMPEARIPLSNAVIEMCLASKSNSAYLAIDAATKALHEGQTGDIPLHLRDAHYAGAAALGHVGYQYPHDTPIGSFGGWVDQQYLPDPLAHIEFYKPVIAGEEKKMAGIYERLKEFRKKS, from the coding sequence TTGCACAACGAACCGTTGGCGTATCGGATGCGCCCACGAACGATAGATGAAATAGCCGGACAACAACATATCATCGGAGAGAAGACTTCACTCTACAGGATGGTAAAAAACGGACATGTCCCTTCCATGCTTTTGTATGGAGAACCAGGCATCGGCAAAACATCGCTTGCCCATGCGATTGCCGGAACGAGCCAATTGCCTTTCATGGCATTGAATGCAACCGTTTCAGGGAAGAAGGATGTGGAAGACGTCGTAGCAGAAGCTCGCATTTCCGGAAAGGTGCTGCTATTTTTGGACGAGATTCATCGTTTCAATAAATTACAGCAAGATACATTGCTTCCCCACGTAGAGAATGGATCGATTGTCCTCATTGGGGCAACGACAGAAAATCCTTTTCATGATGTCAATCCCGCAATCCGTTCGAGATGCGGAGAAATTCTACAGTTGAAACGGTTGGATACCGCCGATCTGGAAAAATTATTGAACCGGGCTTTGCAGGATGAAGATCGAGGACTGGGGAAGATGAATATAGCAATTGAGGAAAGCCAGGTGAACCGGATTGCCGAAGGCGTCAATGGAGATGCCCGGAAAGCACTGACTGTCCTGGAGTCGGTCGTGTCAGCGAGCGATGAGGAAGATGGACAATTGGTGATCGAGGATTGGCTGATCGATAATTTAATTGGCCGTATCGGCTTAGTTGGGGATAAAAAAGGGTCCCACCATTACAACTTGCTCTCCGCTCTTCAAAAATCCGTCCGGGGCAGCGATGTTAATGCAGCAGTCTATTACTTAGCCCATTTGCTTGAAACCGGGGACCTCGTTGCTGTTTCTCGAAGACTGCTTGTCATGGCTTATGAGGATATTGGTCTGGCGGATCCGAATGTTGGACCACATGTACTGGCCGCCACGGAAGCAGCCGTCCGACTCGGCATGCCTGAAGCGAGAATACCTCTTTCGAACGCCGTTATCGAAATGTGCCTCGCTTCCAAATCCAATTCCGCTTACCTGGCGATCGATGCGGCAACGAAGGCTTTGCATGAAGGCCAGACGGGCGATATTCCGCTTCATTTGCGAGATGCGCATTACGCCGGGGCAGCCGCTCTCGGACACGTCGGATACCAATATCCGCATGACACCCCGATCGGTTCATTCGGCGGATGGGTCGACCAGCAGTATTTACCGGACCCACTTGCTCATATCGAATTCTATAAGCCCGTGATTGCTGGGGAAGAGAAAAAGATGGCGGGAATTTATGAGCGTTTGAAGGAGTTTCGGAAGAAATCTTAG
- the cymR gene encoding cysteine metabolism transcriptional regulator CymR has translation MRISTKGRYGLTIVVELGRKYGEGPLPLRKIAEEHNLSEAYLEQLIPPLRNSGVVKSVRGAYGGYKLAKAPNEITAGDVIRVLEGPIQLVEEIDEDDVPQQELWHRIGEAIRGVLDTTTIEDLIDSDRTPEPQGYMFYI, from the coding sequence ATGAGAATTTCTACAAAAGGCCGATATGGATTGACGATTGTCGTCGAACTCGGCAGAAAATATGGCGAAGGCCCATTGCCTTTGCGAAAAATAGCAGAAGAACATAATTTATCTGAGGCATACTTAGAGCAATTGATCCCGCCTTTGCGGAATAGCGGGGTCGTCAAAAGTGTCCGGGGGGCCTATGGCGGCTATAAATTGGCAAAAGCGCCGAATGAGATTACAGCGGGTGACGTGATCCGTGTTTTGGAAGGGCCGATACAACTCGTCGAGGAAATTGATGAGGATGATGTGCCGCAGCAGGAATTATGGCATCGGATCGGAGAGGCGATTCGAGGCGTACTTGATACGACAACAATCGAAGACCTGATCGACTCGGATCGAACACCCGAACCACAAGGGTATATGTTCTACATTTAA
- a CDS encoding cysteine desulfurase family protein: MDTIYLDHAATTPVHPEVAKTYMDMMTTVFGNPSSIHQFGRAARKIVDDARKTIARSIHADPAEIIFTSGGTEADNIALFGTAAALKEKGNHIITTTVEHHAVLHTCQMLEKQGYEVTYLPVDQDGRIQVEQVKQALTERTVLVTIMLGNNEIGTIQPIREIGELLKGHQAVFHTDAVQAYGILPIDVNELGVDLLSASSHKLNGPKGIGFLYQRKGLNTTPLLYGGEQERKRRAGTENVTAMAGFAKAVEIAQADMAAHQKAYEAYASTLLSVLDKHSIAYDVNAKNTERLPHIVNISFPGTDIESLLVNLDMEGVAVSSGSACTAGSLDPSHVLTAICGKESPKLRNSVRFSFGYGLDEQKVADAAERVARVIQRLVN, from the coding sequence ATGGATACAATCTATCTTGACCATGCCGCCACAACTCCGGTGCATCCAGAGGTGGCAAAAACCTATATGGATATGATGACCACCGTTTTTGGCAACCCTTCCAGCATTCATCAATTTGGTCGAGCAGCGAGAAAAATAGTGGATGATGCCAGAAAGACGATTGCCCGTTCCATCCACGCGGACCCTGCAGAGATCATTTTTACTTCCGGTGGGACCGAAGCCGATAACATTGCACTTTTCGGAACTGCCGCTGCTCTGAAGGAGAAAGGGAACCATATTATCACGACTACCGTTGAACATCATGCGGTTCTCCATACTTGCCAAATGCTTGAAAAACAAGGCTATGAAGTGACCTATTTGCCTGTTGATCAAGACGGCCGAATCCAAGTAGAACAAGTGAAACAAGCGTTGACGGAACGGACAGTTCTGGTAACGATCATGCTCGGCAACAATGAAATCGGGACGATCCAGCCGATTCGGGAAATCGGAGAGCTCCTCAAGGGGCACCAGGCGGTTTTCCATACCGATGCGGTGCAGGCATACGGCATATTGCCGATTGACGTGAATGAATTGGGGGTCGATTTACTTTCGGCATCCTCCCATAAATTGAATGGTCCGAAAGGGATCGGTTTCCTCTATCAGCGAAAAGGGTTGAATACGACACCTCTTCTTTATGGCGGGGAGCAGGAACGAAAACGTAGGGCAGGCACAGAAAATGTGACGGCGATGGCGGGGTTTGCGAAAGCTGTCGAAATTGCGCAAGCCGATATGGCAGCTCATCAGAAGGCGTATGAAGCTTATGCCTCCACGCTTCTTTCCGTTTTAGACAAGCATTCCATTGCGTATGACGTAAATGCAAAAAATACGGAAAGACTGCCCCATATTGTGAATATCAGTTTTCCGGGCACGGATATCGAATCATTGCTCGTCAATTTGGATATGGAAGGTGTCGCTGTTTCGAGTGGCTCCGCTTGTACTGCGGGATCATTGGACCCATCCCATGTTCTCACTGCAATTTGCGGTAAAGAGTCTCCCAAATTGAGGAATTCGGTCCGTTTTAGTTTCGGTTACGGATTGGATGAACAGAAGGTCGCAGATGCGGCTGAAAGGGTGGCGCGGGTCATACAACGTCTCGTGAATTGA
- the mnmA gene encoding tRNA 2-thiouridine(34) synthase MnmA: MRTTNSVENTRVVVGMSGGVDSSVAALLLKEQGYDVIGIFMKNWDDTDEFGVCTATEDYEDVISVCNEIGIPYYAVNFEKQYWDKVFTYFLEEYKAGRTPNPDVMCNKEIKFKAFLDHAMSLGADFLATGHYAQVVETEDGVAMLRGKDENKDQTYFLNQLTQEQLRKVMFPIGNLDKSEVRQMAERAGLTTAKKKDSTGICFIGERNFKEFLGQYLPAQPGEMKTMEGETVGKHDGLMYYTIGQRHGLGIGGAGDPWFVLGKDLKNNVLLVGQGFHNEALYSDSLSAVNISFTTTREMPQTFECTAKFRYRQPDTKVKVELLEGDRANVVFDVPVRAITPGQAVVFYDGEECLGGGTIDTVVKDGKELDYVG, from the coding sequence ATGAGAACTACGAATTCTGTAGAAAATACACGCGTCGTCGTCGGGATGTCAGGCGGCGTCGATTCTTCGGTAGCTGCACTTTTGCTCAAAGAACAAGGATATGACGTCATCGGCATCTTCATGAAAAACTGGGATGACACCGATGAGTTCGGTGTTTGCACAGCCACTGAAGATTATGAAGACGTCATTAGCGTCTGCAATGAAATTGGCATTCCCTACTATGCGGTCAATTTTGAAAAACAATATTGGGATAAAGTGTTCACGTATTTCCTCGAAGAGTATAAAGCGGGCCGTACGCCGAATCCCGATGTCATGTGCAATAAAGAAATCAAATTCAAAGCCTTTCTGGATCATGCGATGAGCCTAGGGGCGGATTTTCTCGCAACAGGACATTACGCACAAGTGGTCGAGACGGAAGATGGCGTTGCCATGCTGCGGGGCAAGGATGAGAATAAGGACCAGACGTATTTCCTCAATCAGCTCACTCAAGAACAATTGCGCAAAGTAATGTTCCCGATCGGCAATCTGGATAAGAGTGAAGTGCGCCAAATGGCGGAACGTGCAGGTTTGACAACTGCTAAAAAGAAGGACTCCACAGGTATTTGTTTCATTGGAGAACGGAATTTTAAAGAGTTTCTCGGGCAATATTTGCCGGCGCAACCCGGTGAAATGAAAACGATGGAAGGGGAAACCGTTGGCAAGCATGACGGTCTCATGTATTATACCATCGGCCAACGGCATGGCCTTGGAATTGGAGGTGCAGGCGACCCGTGGTTCGTCCTCGGAAAAGACTTGAAAAATAATGTCCTTCTGGTCGGCCAAGGGTTCCATAACGAAGCACTTTATTCCGACAGCCTGTCTGCGGTCAATATCAGCTTTACAACTACCAGAGAGATGCCGCAAACATTCGAATGTACCGCAAAATTCCGATACCGCCAACCTGATACGAAAGTGAAGGTTGAACTTCTTGAAGGAGACCGGGCAAATGTTGTATTTGACGTACCGGTCAGAGCAATCACACCGGGGCAAGCCGTAGTTTTCTATGACGGTGAGGAATGTCTTGGCGGCGGGACCATTGATACAGTGGTCAAGGATGGAAAAGAACTTGATTATGTCGGATAA
- a CDS encoding lipopolysaccharide assembly protein LapB translates to MKYNELGIRSLQQGEYEKAIEAFVKAAEQEPDNPIGYINLGNVFTAVGDVERAERFFQKALTLDEEAVAAYYGLANLYYNNGRFDEAAKLYEKAVRNGMEQADAYFMLGKSLERDGNDKLALPYLQRGLELDPADLEIKLSYGILLAKLELFTEAEKVLRELVEQDPDHPDAHYNLGMVYAVSTDRKEDALLHLERAFTIEPDHVQSRYIYDMIKKGDESK, encoded by the coding sequence ATGAAATATAATGAATTAGGGATTCGCTCCTTGCAGCAAGGTGAATATGAGAAAGCGATTGAAGCCTTCGTGAAAGCAGCGGAGCAGGAGCCTGACAACCCGATTGGTTATATCAATTTAGGAAATGTTTTCACAGCTGTCGGAGATGTCGAACGGGCAGAGCGCTTCTTCCAAAAAGCGTTGACTTTAGACGAAGAGGCGGTCGCAGCCTATTATGGGCTTGCTAATCTTTATTACAATAATGGTCGGTTCGACGAAGCGGCGAAATTGTACGAGAAGGCTGTACGAAACGGCATGGAGCAGGCAGACGCTTATTTCATGCTGGGTAAAAGCTTGGAGCGCGATGGCAATGACAAGCTGGCGTTGCCATATTTGCAACGGGGCCTGGAACTGGACCCCGCTGATTTGGAAATCAAGCTTTCGTACGGAATCCTCCTGGCTAAATTGGAATTATTTACGGAAGCGGAAAAAGTGCTGCGCGAATTGGTCGAACAAGATCCAGACCATCCAGATGCTCACTATAATTTGGGCATGGTTTACGCAGTATCGACAGATCGAAAAGAAGATGCATTACTGCATTTAGAGCGTGCTTTTACAATTGAGCCAGACCATGTCCAATCCCGTTATATTTATGACATGATCAAAAAGGGCGACGAAAGTAAATGA